ATCAGCTTCGCAGCGCTGCAGATGAATCGCGATCTGCACTTCAACGCCGGCATCTACGGGTTCGGAGCGGGCGTCTTCTTCCTGAGCTACGCGATCTGCGAGCTGCCATCGAATCTTCTCCTGCTGAAGTTTGGCGCGAGGAGATGGATCGCACGCATCATGCTGACGTGGGGCATCCTGGCTGCGGCGATGATGTTTGTGCGCTCGCCCCTCAGCTTCTACGTGCTGCGGTTTCTGCTGGGCATGGCGGAGGCGGGCTTCTTTCCCGGAGTTCTCTACTACCTGTCGCTGTGGTTTCCGCAGGAGATGCGGTCGCGGGCGGTTGGCCGGTTCTACATCGCGTTTCCGCTAAGCAACGTACTGATGGGACTTATTGCCGGGTCGCTGCTGAGCCTGAACGGAAGGCTGGGACTCAAAGGCTGGCAGTGGCTGTTTCTGGTGGAAGCGATTCCGGCGATCTTGCTGAGCGTCGTGGTCTGGAACGCGTTGCCAGACGGTCCCGCCGATGCCAGGTGGATGGAGCCGGAGGAGCGTGCGTGGCTGCTCGCTCGTCTCCGCGAAGACGCGGCGGCAATTGAGCGCGCCGGCGGAAAGTCCGGTCATCATGCGGATGTGTTGACTGTCCTTCTGTCTGTGTTGATGGAGCCGAGGGTCGCGCTGATCGGCGTGTATATGTTCCTGTCGCTGGGGTCGTACTATGCCTTTTCGTTCTCGGCACCGGCGATCT
This Granulicella aggregans DNA region includes the following protein-coding sequences:
- a CDS encoding MFS transporter: MVLPGVNDSAELHLSSEAALGQRTLRKAAWRLIPLLSVCYMVAFMDRANISFAALQMNRDLHFNAGIYGFGAGVFFLSYAICELPSNLLLLKFGARRWIARIMLTWGILAAAMMFVRSPLSFYVLRFLLGMAEAGFFPGVLYYLSLWFPQEMRSRAVGRFYIAFPLSNVLMGLIAGSLLSLNGRLGLKGWQWLFLVEAIPAILLSVVVWNALPDGPADARWMEPEERAWLLARLREDAAAIERAGGKSGHHADVLTVLLSVLMEPRVALIGVYMFLSLGSYYAFSFSAPAIYQAATGWGTNRVGALIAGIALGGAAGMLIVCWHSDRIRAKVPYVVGLSLLTATAFAVSGLVRQPWVMIAALGLASVSYYASQGPALSLSTTFLDGPAAAVGIAAINMLSIIGGFVGPNWMGWAIQHGGGTRVGTGMLSIAYLLAAVVILVVSLKTGRGQVSIPPIA